A genomic stretch from Pieris brassicae chromosome 9, ilPieBrab1.1, whole genome shotgun sequence includes:
- the LOC123714071 gene encoding uncharacterized protein LOC123714071 produces the protein MYRLILILTMTKAADIKLETLDNGPGLLPFKLGQAKLISHYHTFIQYLELSELENRINSINEQLDYFKIQLDNTTLPIYEIQIDYLYTKLSKIDSQLKTLEPSRVKRGLINGLGSLIKGLTGNLDHADAERFNKAIQLLEANENKLVSELNNHISINKNWTSQYSQLISNLAENQIKINETLRLVVDKHYFLEAKFAKFAQLLDIITENTDDLYLELIRIENILGFIRAASTHHSMISIDNLEYMISRLREIYSNNEILDIDLREYYNLIKPGSYFIGKRIVIIFRIPIISKDSYDLFRLSIVPNKFRQTFIPIHPFIATNGKFFMYLQTECPKIGEYLLCEESSNYYQPREHADCIQSIIIHQSLDKSCSPTEVSITRQAMEQLDDRHYTIVFPKPTKVELRCERREYVSLSGSYLATIPHECSLRTDIFKITNSEDEVKGQPLKITEIQSNFTEIQNDEIPHITLNSLNLDKLHHLENRIMLQNPIRLARFDSSLYHTTLPLYALVSGIVIIFLVYILRRYLRKNLITPEGEPRSNPIYAVPDCSENPGVPATFSLKVLK, from the exons AT GTACCGACTAATACTGATACTGACAATGACGAAGGCAGCAGACATAAAACTTGAGACTCTTGACAATGGACCTGGACTTTTACCTTTTAAACTTGGTCAAGCTAAGTTAATATCCCATTATCATacctttatacaatatttagaaCTTTCGGAACTAGAAAATCgtattaattctataaatgaACAGTtagactattttaaaattcaactaGACAATACTACTTTGCCTATATATGAAATTCAGATTGATTATCTTTATActaaattgtcaaaaatagattctcaattaaaaactttggaACCTTCTAGGGTAAAAAGAGGACTTATTAATGGATTAGGATCACTAATTAAAGGTCTTACAGGAAACTTGGATCATGCAGATGCTGAAAGATTTAATAAAGCTATACAATTGTTAGAagcaaatgaaaataaattagtttcggAGTTAAATAACCATatcagtattaataaaaattggacGAGCCAATATTCGCAACTTATTAGTAATTTAGCtgaaaaccaaattaaaattaatgaaacattgCGATTAGTTGTGGATAAGCATTATTTTTTGGAAGCTAAGTTTGCTAAATTCGCtcaattattagatattattactgaaaatacagatgatttatatttagagtTAATCAGAATAGAGAATATCTTAGGATTTATACGTGCAGCGAGCACGCATCATAGTATGATAAGCATAGATAACTTAGAATATATGATTAGTAGATTAAgagaaatatatagtaataatgaaattttagaTATTGATTTGAGagaatattataatcttataaaaccaggtagttattttataggtaagagaattgttataatttttagaattCCTATAATATCTAAAGATAGTTACGACTTATTTAGGCTTTCCATTGTTCCTAATAAATTCCGCCAGACCTTTATACCTATACATCCTTTCATAGCAACCAATGGGAAATTTTTCATGTACTTGCAAACCGAATGCCCGAAGATTGGCGAATACCTTCTCTGTGAGGAAAGTTCAAATTATTATCAGCCACGAGAGCACGCAGATTGTATCCAGAGTATCATCATTCATCAATCTTTAGATAAATCATGTAGCCCCACTGAAGTCTCCATCACAAGACAAGCTATGGAACAACTAGATGATAGACACTATACTATTGTCTTCCCAAAGCCTACGAAAGTCGAACTTCGATGTGAACGGCGCGAATATGTATCTTTATCTGGCAGCTACCTAGCAACCATTCCCCATGAATGTTCACTACGAACAGATATCTTTAAGATAACCAATAGTGAAGATGAAGTCAAGGGACAGCCGCTGAAGATTACCGAGATACAAAGTAATTTCACTGAAATTCAAAATGATGAGATTCCACATATTACTCTAAATTCTTTAAATCTCGATAAATTACATCACCTGGAAAATAGAATTATGCTACAGAATCCCATACGTCTTGCCCGCTTTGATTCTTCACTATACCATACAACGTTGCCTCTCTATGCACTTGTATCTggtatagttataattttccTTGTCTATATTCTCCGACGATACCTACGAAAGAACCTTATTACACCAGAAGGAGAACCAAGAAGCAACCCTATATATGCTGTTCCTGATTGTTCTGAAAACCCTGGAGTACCAGCAACTTTTTCCCTCAAAGTGCTCAAATAG